The Nycticebus coucang isolate mNycCou1 chromosome 2, mNycCou1.pri, whole genome shotgun sequence genome includes a window with the following:
- the MRPL54 gene encoding 39S ribosomal protein L54, mitochondrial, which yields MAARRLFGATCMWAGWRARALLGSAGRLLIRDYAKKPVMKGGRGGKGGVASESLKDPDVCTDPVRLTSYAMGVNIYKEGQDVALKPDAEYPKWLFQMNLGPPKKLEELDPETREYWRLLRKQNIWRHNRLSKNKKF from the exons ATGGCTGCGAGGCGCCTCTTCGGTGCTACCTGCATGTGGGCCGGCTGGAGGGCCCGGGCGCTTCTAGGCTCTGCCGGAAGACTCCTGATCCGAGATTATGCCAAGAAACCGG TCATGAAAGGAGGCAGAGGGGGTAAAGGTGGTGTAGCCAGTGAGAGCTTGAAGGACCCCGATGTGTGCACGGACCCTGTCCGGCTCACCTCGTATGCAATGGGCGTCAACATCTACAAGGAGGGCCAGGATGTGGCCTTGAAGCCAGACGCGGAATACCCCAAGTG GCTATTCCAGATGAACCTGGGGCCCCCCAAGAAACTAGAGGAGCTGGACCCTGAGACGCGGGAGTACTGGCGGCTGCTGCGGAAACAAAACATCTGGCGCCACAATcggctgagcaagaacaagaagtTCTAG